The following are encoded in a window of Armatimonas rosea genomic DNA:
- the rplD gene encoding 50S ribosomal protein L4 produces the protein MPTLAIKTKNGKTAGDISLSDRVFGAERNIALMHQAVVAELENWRQDTRNAPGRGDMLGGGRKPFKQKGTGRARQGSIIAPHWTGGGAAHGPHPRDLGNKINKKMKRAAIWSALSAKLADSELVVVDGFGLDGKVSTKTAASFLKEVTGGATKSLVVIDEADAVTVKSLRNIEGVTIRVGKRISTRDVVDGGVVVITKTAAELLSGWAEEKEA, from the coding sequence ATGCCTACGTTGGCGATAAAAACGAAAAACGGGAAGACGGCAGGAGATATCTCTCTCTCCGACCGCGTCTTTGGAGCGGAGCGCAATATCGCGCTGATGCACCAAGCCGTGGTTGCAGAGCTAGAGAACTGGCGTCAGGACACCCGCAATGCCCCCGGGCGGGGCGACATGCTGGGCGGTGGACGCAAGCCGTTCAAGCAAAAAGGAACCGGACGTGCGCGTCAGGGCTCTATCATCGCTCCGCACTGGACCGGTGGTGGCGCTGCGCATGGTCCGCACCCGCGTGACCTTGGCAACAAGATCAACAAGAAGATGAAGCGTGCCGCGATCTGGTCTGCGCTCTCTGCCAAGCTGGCCGATAGCGAGCTCGTGGTGGTGGATGGCTTTGGGCTCGACGGTAAAGTCAGCACCAAGACCGCTGCGTCCTTCCTGAAAGAAGTGACCGGTGGCGCGACCAAGTCCCTTGTTGTAATCGACGAGGCCGATGCGGTTACGGTCAAGAGCCTGCGTAATATCGAGGGCGTGACCATCCGTGTGGGCAAGCGCATCTCGACCCGCGACGTTGTCGACGGTGGTGTGGTGGTGATCACCAAGACCGCCGCCGAGCTGCTGAGTGGCTGGGCCGAGGAGAAGGAGGCGTAA
- the rplW gene encoding 50S ribosomal protein L23: protein MPGIYEIIERPIITEKSLTMNGERKYAFAVHPDANKFQIRQAVETLFTDGDGDGKLTVTAVNTMIVKGKIKRYRVFGRSSVSKTPGYKKAVVTLAEGQSIQLFEGV from the coding sequence ATGCCAGGAATCTATGAGATAATCGAGCGCCCGATCATCACAGAGAAGTCTCTGACGATGAACGGTGAGCGCAAGTACGCCTTCGCGGTGCATCCGGATGCCAACAAGTTCCAGATTCGCCAGGCGGTGGAGACGCTCTTCACCGACGGCGATGGCGACGGCAAGCTGACCGTCACCGCGGTCAATACCATGATTGTCAAGGGGAAGATCAAGCGCTACCGTGTCTTTGGACGCTCCAGCGTGAGCAAGACCCCGGGTTACAAGAAGGCGGTTGTGACGCTAGCCGAAGGGCAGAGCATCCAGCTGTTCGAGGGAGTGTAA
- the rplB gene encoding 50S ribosomal protein L2, whose protein sequence is MAIRRFKPITPGRRFMAISDYSEITKSKPEKSLVEPLKKKAGRNNTGKMTIRNHGGGNKRMYRIIDFKRNKDGVAATVAAIEYDPNRTSRIALLQYEDGTKTYILAPVGITVGDAIASGPTADIKPGNALPISNIPVGTLIHNIELHPGKGGQMARSAGAYAQLMAKEGKYATLRLPSSEMRRVLLTCRATIGQVGNLEHENESLGKAGKNRWKGRKPHVRGVTMNPREHPHGGGEGKSPVGRKKGPVSATGVPAIGFKTRRNKSTNKFIVKRRTK, encoded by the coding sequence ATGGCAATTCGACGTTTTAAACCGATTACCCCTGGCCGTCGTTTCATGGCGATCTCCGACTACAGTGAGATCACCAAGAGCAAGCCGGAGAAGAGCCTGGTCGAGCCGCTGAAGAAGAAGGCGGGTCGCAACAACACGGGTAAGATGACGATCCGCAACCACGGTGGTGGTAACAAGCGGATGTACCGTATCATCGACTTCAAGCGCAACAAAGACGGTGTCGCCGCGACCGTTGCTGCGATCGAGTACGACCCGAACCGCACATCGCGTATTGCACTTCTGCAGTACGAAGATGGCACCAAGACCTACATCCTGGCTCCGGTCGGGATCACGGTGGGGGACGCTATCGCGAGCGGACCGACTGCGGACATCAAGCCCGGCAACGCGCTTCCGATCAGCAACATCCCCGTGGGTACCCTGATCCACAATATCGAGCTGCACCCCGGTAAGGGTGGCCAGATGGCCCGCTCTGCTGGTGCCTATGCGCAGCTGATGGCAAAAGAGGGCAAGTACGCTACCCTCCGCCTGCCCTCCAGCGAGATGCGTCGCGTGCTCCTGACCTGCCGTGCCACCATTGGCCAGGTAGGCAACCTCGAGCATGAGAACGAGTCGCTTGGTAAGGCCGGTAAGAACCGCTGGAAGGGCCGCAAGCCGCACGTTCGTGGTGTGACCATGAACCCGCGCGAGCACCCGCACGGTGGTGGTGAGGGCAAGAGCCCTGTTGGCCGCAAGAAGGGCCCTGTCTCCGCGACGGGCGTCCCGGCGATCGGTTTCAAGACCCGCCGCAACAAGTCGACGAACAAGTTTATCGTCAAGCGACGCACGAAATAG
- the rpsS gene encoding 30S ribosomal protein S19, whose amino-acid sequence MGRSLKKGPFADPKLLAKVDALNDSGKKTIIKTWSRRSTIFPSFIGHTLAVHDGRKHVPVFITENMVGHKLGEFAHTRPFKGHAGGTGQSSRMRK is encoded by the coding sequence ATGGGACGATCTTTGAAGAAGGGGCCCTTTGCGGACCCGAAACTTCTGGCAAAGGTAGACGCCTTAAACGATAGCGGAAAGAAGACCATCATCAAGACCTGGTCACGTCGCTCGACGATCTTTCCTTCGTTTATCGGCCATACCCTAGCCGTACACGATGGGCGCAAGCACGTGCCTGTCTTTATCACTGAGAACATGGTCGGGCACAAGCTCGGCGAGTTCGCGCACACCCGGCCTTTCAAGGGCCACGCGGGCGGTACGGGCCAGTCCAGCCGCATGAGAAAGTAA
- the rplV gene encoding 50S ribosomal protein L22, whose product MESQATARFVRMAPRKVRLVLDSVRGKYAQEALDQLKFTPNHAAAEIAKVVTSACANAVNNFEMNPDYLKIVRCYVDVGPTMKRVKPRAQGRAYRILKRTSHITVVVAEGEAPPRKTGRKTEKKPPLRAALPTPVEAVKAEEVVAPVEATETTETTEAGE is encoded by the coding sequence ATGGAATCACAAGCTACCGCCCGATTCGTGCGGATGGCACCTCGCAAGGTGCGCCTCGTGCTGGACTCTGTGCGTGGAAAGTACGCTCAGGAAGCACTCGATCAGCTCAAGTTTACGCCCAACCATGCGGCGGCAGAGATCGCCAAAGTGGTGACCTCGGCCTGCGCCAACGCGGTCAACAACTTTGAGATGAACCCGGACTATCTGAAGATTGTCCGCTGCTATGTCGACGTGGGACCGACCATGAAGCGGGTTAAGCCCCGTGCTCAGGGCCGCGCCTACCGGATCCTCAAGCGCACCAGCCACATCACCGTGGTGGTTGCTGAGGGTGAGGCTCCGCCACGCAAGACCGGTCGCAAGACCGAGAAGAAGCCGCCCCTGCGCGCCGCTCTGCCTACGCCTGTTGAGGCGGTCAAGGCCGAAGAGGTTGTTGCGCCGGTTGAGGCGACTGAGACTACCGAGACCACCGAGGCAGGGGAGTAA
- the rpsC gene encoding 30S ribosomal protein S3, protein MGQKVNPIGFRIGVIRDADSKWYADKQYAQFLKEDYVIRKMVKKRKGFENAAISKIEIERQANQLRVTLHTAKPGIIIGRGGSGIDLLKGDLEQMTGKTVHVNVAEIRHLETNAQLVAESIAQQIEKRIGYKRAMRQAVTRAMKLGVLGIRAQVSGRLGGAEMARREKDRQGKVPLHTLRADIDYGFAEAVTAYSTIGVKVWIYKGDILPGARRPVENPTAPRGERGRDRDDDRRGGRGGRGGRGGRGGERGGGGDRGPRGGGGGRGPRGGNESGGSYTGGGSYSTATEE, encoded by the coding sequence ATGGGACAGAAAGTTAACCCGATTGGGTTCCGCATCGGTGTCATTCGGGATGCAGATTCCAAGTGGTACGCCGACAAGCAGTACGCCCAGTTCCTCAAAGAGGACTATGTTATTCGTAAGATGGTCAAGAAGCGCAAGGGCTTTGAGAACGCTGCAATCTCCAAGATCGAGATCGAGCGCCAGGCCAACCAGCTTCGTGTGACCCTGCACACCGCCAAGCCCGGTATCATTATCGGCCGTGGTGGTTCCGGTATCGACCTGCTCAAGGGCGATCTGGAGCAGATGACCGGCAAGACCGTGCATGTCAATGTCGCCGAGATTCGCCATCTTGAGACCAACGCGCAGCTAGTGGCCGAGTCCATCGCGCAGCAGATCGAGAAGCGTATCGGCTACAAGCGTGCCATGCGTCAGGCCGTGACCCGCGCCATGAAGCTTGGCGTTCTGGGAATCCGCGCTCAGGTCTCTGGGCGTCTGGGTGGTGCTGAGATGGCCCGCCGTGAGAAGGATCGCCAGGGCAAGGTGCCGCTTCATACCCTGCGTGCCGATATCGACTATGGCTTTGCCGAGGCGGTGACGGCCTACTCCACCATTGGGGTGAAGGTCTGGATCTATAAGGGAGATATCCTCCCGGGCGCACGTCGCCCTGTAGAGAACCCGACCGCGCCGCGTGGCGAGCGTGGACGTGATCGCGACGACGATCGCCGTGGTGGCCGTGGCGGCCGCGGTGGCCGTGGTGGCCGTGGCGGTGAGCGTGGCGGCGGTGGTGACCGTGGCCCGCGTGGTGGCGGCGGTGGCCGTGGCCCGCGTGGTGGTAACGAGAGTGGCGGCAGCTACACGGGTGGCGGTAGCTACTCGACGGCGACGGAGGAATAG
- the rplP gene encoding 50S ribosomal protein L16, with protein MLMPKRVKYRRMHRGHRRGKAKGGTEVSFGEFGLQALESCWMTANQIEAARRAMTRKIRRGGKIWIRIFPDKSYTKKPAETRMGSGKGAVEGWVCVVKPGRMLFEMAGVSEELAREAMRLAQYKLPISTRFVVREKTASAEGAEDAEVNEDGE; from the coding sequence ATGTTAATGCCCAAGCGCGTCAAGTACCGACGCATGCACCGCGGCCATCGCCGTGGTAAAGCCAAGGGTGGCACGGAAGTGAGCTTTGGTGAGTTCGGTCTTCAGGCTCTGGAGTCCTGCTGGATGACAGCCAACCAGATCGAGGCCGCTCGCCGTGCGATGACCCGTAAGATCCGTCGTGGTGGTAAGATCTGGATTCGTATCTTCCCGGACAAGTCCTACACCAAGAAGCCCGCCGAGACCCGTATGGGATCTGGTAAGGGTGCGGTTGAGGGCTGGGTCTGTGTGGTGAAGCCAGGTCGTATGCTCTTTGAGATGGCCGGTGTGAGCGAGGAGCTCGCTCGTGAGGCCATGCGTCTGGCACAGTACAAGCTCCCGATCTCGACCCGCTTTGTGGTTCGTGAGAAGACGGCGAGCGCCGAGGGTGCTGAGGACGCGGAGGTAAACGAAGATGGCGAATAA
- the rpmC gene encoding 50S ribosomal protein L29, with product MANNRQAKQEREELSGLDAAGLREQLDAAKKQLWELRFTNGKRQLEKTADLGKTRKRIARINMYLAQKESN from the coding sequence ATGGCGAATAATCGTCAGGCTAAGCAGGAGCGCGAGGAGCTCTCCGGTCTGGATGCCGCAGGTCTGCGGGAGCAGCTGGATGCAGCCAAGAAGCAGCTCTGGGAGCTGCGCTTCACCAACGGGAAGCGCCAGCTGGAGAAGACGGCGGATCTGGGGAAGACCCGCAAGCGCATTGCCCGGATCAATATGTATCTGGCGCAGAAGGAGTCGAACTGA
- the rpsQ gene encoding 30S ribosomal protein S17: MAEETVTEATKRGYRKTRQGVVTSDAMDKTIVVTITTLKPHPLYGRTLRRSRAFKAHDETNDAHTGDTVEIMECRPISKEKCWRLVRVIERAK; this comes from the coding sequence ATGGCCGAAGAGACAGTAACAGAAGCGACTAAGCGCGGCTATCGGAAGACCCGTCAGGGTGTGGTGACCAGCGATGCGATGGACAAGACCATTGTCGTGACCATCACCACCCTCAAGCCGCACCCGCTCTACGGACGAACGCTGCGCCGCTCGCGTGCGTTCAAGGCACATGATGAGACCAACGATGCCCACACGGGTGACACGGTCGAGATCATGGAGTGCCGTCCGATCTCGAAGGAGAAGTGCTGGCGTCTGGTTCGCGTTATCGAGCGCGCCAAGTAA
- the rplN gene encoding 50S ribosomal protein L14, translating into MIQQYTRLKAADNSGARTLLCIRVLKGSTTKVGHVGDVIVAAVKSATPNSNVKKGDVVKAVIVRTKQPIKRNDGSTIRFDENAAVVLNNNLEPRGTRVFGPVAREMRESNISGGMKIVSLAPEVL; encoded by the coding sequence ATGATTCAGCAGTACACCCGCCTGAAGGCTGCGGACAACTCGGGGGCGCGCACGCTTCTGTGTATCCGTGTTCTGAAAGGCTCGACCACCAAGGTCGGACATGTTGGGGACGTGATTGTCGCGGCCGTGAAGTCCGCCACCCCCAACTCCAACGTCAAGAAGGGCGATGTGGTCAAGGCGGTTATCGTCCGCACCAAGCAGCCCATCAAGCGCAACGATGGCTCGACCATCCGCTTCGATGAGAACGCAGCCGTCGTGCTCAACAACAACCTCGAGCCCCGCGGCACCCGTGTCTTTGGGCCGGTTGCTCGTGAGATGCGCGAGTCCAATATCTCTGGCGGGATGAAGATCGTCTCGCTGGCGCCGGAGGTGCTGTAA
- the rplX gene encoding 50S ribosomal protein L24 produces the protein MPGKKKAFEGKLFIKKGDTVIVIAGKDKGRTGEVTRAYPKTGKVVVSGINIVTKHEKAQPTAANPNPQGGRIEVEAPILACKVALINKEGKPTRIRIEERDGKKVRVAVKGGDVI, from the coding sequence ATGCCAGGGAAAAAGAAAGCCTTTGAAGGCAAGCTCTTCATCAAGAAGGGCGATACCGTGATCGTGATCGCGGGCAAAGACAAGGGCCGCACCGGTGAGGTGACCCGTGCCTACCCCAAGACCGGTAAGGTCGTCGTGTCGGGCATCAATATCGTCACCAAGCACGAGAAGGCCCAGCCCACCGCGGCCAACCCCAATCCCCAGGGCGGCCGTATCGAGGTCGAGGCTCCGATCCTTGCCTGTAAAGTGGCGCTGATCAACAAAGAGGGCAAGCCGACCCGTATCCGTATCGAGGAGCGCGACGGCAAGAAGGTCCGTGTCGCGGTCAAGGGCGGCGACGTTATCTAA
- the rplE gene encoding 50S ribosomal protein L5: MAGYKARLQERYEKEIITALMKQFGYKNIMEVPRLEKIVLNMGVGEAGRTGGDPKLLENAIKDLSAITGQKPAICVAKKSVANFRLREGAKIGCKVTLRGARMWEFLDKLVNVTLPRVRDFQGVNPNSFDGRGNFAMGMKEQLTFPEISYDQIDKIRGMDIIMVTTAKKDEEARYLLHQLGMPFRSSANAGPGGATKLEL, translated from the coding sequence ATGGCTGGTTACAAGGCTCGTCTGCAAGAGCGCTACGAGAAAGAAATCATCACGGCCCTGATGAAGCAGTTCGGCTACAAGAACATCATGGAAGTGCCGCGCCTCGAGAAGATCGTCCTGAACATGGGCGTCGGTGAGGCCGGACGCACCGGTGGCGACCCGAAGCTGCTAGAGAACGCGATCAAGGACCTCTCTGCCATCACCGGACAGAAGCCTGCGATCTGCGTGGCCAAGAAGTCCGTCGCTAACTTCCGTCTGCGTGAAGGTGCCAAGATCGGCTGCAAGGTCACCCTGCGCGGTGCCCGCATGTGGGAGTTCCTCGACAAGCTTGTCAATGTCACCCTCCCCCGTGTCCGTGACTTTCAGGGTGTGAACCCCAACTCGTTCGATGGCCGTGGCAACTTCGCCATGGGCATGAAAGAGCAGCTGACCTTCCCGGAAATTAGCTACGATCAGATCGATAAGATTCGCGGTATGGACATCATCATGGTGACCACTGCGAAGAAGGATGAGGAGGCTCGTTACCTCCTTCACCAGCTGGGAATGCCATTCCGTTCTTCGGCGAACGCAGGACCAGGTGGTGCCACCAAGCTAGAGCTGTAG